The Candidozyma auris chromosome 1, complete sequence genome includes a region encoding these proteins:
- the RPL10 gene encoding 60S ribosomal uL16 domain-containing protein, translated as MHSHSNARDSEPRSGTHSQKKFISSLVLVLLQRQVPTDKMARRPARCYRYCKNKPYPKSRYNRAVPDPKIRIYDLGRKKASVDDFPLCVHLVSNEIEQLSSEALEAARICANKYITKMSGRDSFHLRVRVHPFHVLRINKMLSCAGADRLQQGMRGAWGKPHGLAARVTIGQVLMSARTKDSNKDVVVEGLRRARYKFPGQQKIIISKKWGFTPLDREEYIAKKRNGEVKDDGAYVKFLSKKGNLEENLTQFPNYQYQV; from the exons ATGCACAGTCACAGCAACGCACGTGACTCGGAACCACGATCTGGCACTCACTCACA aaaaaaatttatcTCGCTGCTAGTTTTggttctccttcaacgacAAGTTCCAACAG ACAAAATGGCTAGAAGACCAGCTAGATGCTACAGATACTGTAAGAACAAGCCTTACCCAAAGTCTAGATACAACAGAGCTGTCCCAGACCCTAAGATCAGAATCTACGACTTGGGTAGAAAGAAGGCCTCTGTCGATGACTTCCCATTGTGTGTCCACTTGGTGTCCAACGAGATTGAACAGTTGTCCTCTGAGGCTTTGGAAGCCGCTCGTATCTGTGCCAACAAGTACATCACCAAGATGTCTGGTAGAGATTCTTTCCACTTGAGAGTGAGAGTCCACCCATTCCACGTTTTGAGAATCAACAAGATGTTGTCGTGTGCCGGTGCTGATAGATTGCAGCAGGGTATGAGAGGTGCCTGGGGTAAGCCTCACGGTTTGGCTGCCAGAGTCACCATTGGTCAGGTTCTCATGTCTGCCAGAACCAAGGACTCCAACAAGgacgttgttgttgagggTTTGAGAAGAGCCAGATACAAGTTCCCAGGTCAGCAGAAGATCATCATCTCTAAGAAGTGGGGTTTCACTCCTCTcgacagagaagaatacattgccaagaagagaaacggTGAGGTCAAGGACGACGGTGCTTACGTTAAGTTCTTGTCTAAGAAGGGTAACTTGGAGGAGAACTTGACCCAGTTCCCTAACTACCAGTACCAGGTTTAA
- a CDS encoding ubiquitin-specific protease OTU1: MRIKVKTSSATDVIAFDDESISVAELTQLISASSPKLANVSISSFKVGFPPQSIDAHSTISIKETGIRPNQQILAEETPSQDKPVNVAPSPPSRRPTESPDIPSVHIKSLDKYAILRNVPDDNSCMFRAISYSLTNRLSMNDIDLRQLVSSKIASDPFTYNEMVLGRPIDKYCEWIEKKDSWGGAIELGIIAEALGIRINCFDVESGNMMVFQDEASKPEKFICLVYSGIHYDSIVLNSVLSQSKQGDVGYWTQHEEDIVEASKQLVKYLQSKNYSTNTTTFRVRCLECYSVLVGENGASKHANETGHFSFGEVK; encoded by the coding sequence ATGAGAATCAAGGTCAAGACGTCGTCTGCAACTGACGTCATCGCCTTCGACGATGAATCGATCTCGGTAGCTGAACTAACTCAGCTCATCTCTGCATCCTCGCCAAAACTTGCTAACGTGTCTATatcttccttcaaagttgGCTTTCCCCCGCAATCCATAGATGCTCACTCCACGATTTCCATAAAAGAGACAGGGATCCGGCCAAATCAACAGATCCTTGCTGAAGAAACCCCTTCACAAGACAAACCAGTAAATGTTGCTCCATCgcctccttctcgtcgTCCCACAGAATCTCCAGATATTCCTAGTGTCCATATCAAGCTGCTTGACAAATATGCTATATTGAGGAACGTTCCAGACGACAACTCGTGTATGTTTCGAGCAATCAGCTACTCTCTCACCAACAGGCTCTCCATGAACGATATAGACCTTCGACAGCTTGTGTCCAGCAAGATAGCCAGTGATCCCTTCACTTATAACGAGATGGTGCTAGGAAGGCCAATTGACAAGTACTGCGAGTGGATCGAGAAAAAAGATTCGTGGGGAGGGGCTATAGAACTAGGCATCATTGCTGAGGCTCTTGGGATCAGGATCAATTGCTTTGACGTGGAGCTGGGGAACATGATGGTGTTCCAAGATGAGGCATCGAAGCCAGAGAAGTTCATTTGTTTGGTGTACTCGGGCATTCACTACGATAGTATTGTTTTGAACAGCGTGTTGAGCCAGAGCAAGCAAGGAGACGTAGGGTATTGGACGCAGCACGAGGAGGATATCGTTGAAGCTAGCAAGCAACTTGTAAAGTACTTGCAGCTGAAAAACTACTCCACCAATACAACCACGTTCAGGGTTCGCTGCTTGGAGTGCTACCTGGTGTTGGTGGGGGAGAATGGAGCGTCAAAACATGCCAACGAGACGGGACACTTCTCATTTGGCGAGGTCAAGTAG
- a CDS encoding rRNA-processing protein BFR2, whose product MAKKSLAEKYAEAEQPVDFDIENEESNPFARIDEEGSLSSDSDDEALKKEHYVPVGKSKLRSQNGSLVKGEKYKGAVTSRKSLYDDSDGSRDDNEGSEGSGEENEEEEEGSEEEGDDVEGEDGEEEEDEEEDGADLSEDDSGASLRANSDDESGMDEDDESESEGYEEDGDAKRQKIKAMMAKERKHIVNRLSEAASQEALKGYAILQQHKLFDALIDARLKVQKALTNSNLLPGNYDTLVEEKLGDESTDGKIEEVSQKCYSLLDMILQLRSKLYVKENVVVEPVDHKPKKRSLEQYLEATSKYDTILNDYRSNVLTKWSAKIQNSSGSSAMNASKFKALNQSAEQQVINNLADMERLVKRTRLNRKQLKPLGFEYYEKSKTQGTSNENSEGKDGEEEIPETQQSRSLNVQEVESIFDDEDFYRVLLNDLVDKKIQSTDPTSGLQFAMRGAASAKVKKNVDNKASKGRKLRYHVQEPIANFETPQPALKWDDDQIDEFFASLLGQRVSMKEQLSEEEDEEEEEEEELLVGDNSIKLFG is encoded by the coding sequence ATGGCAAAGAAATCTCTTGCCGAGAAGTACGCCGAGGCAGAACAGCCCGTTGACTTTGATATCGAAAATGAAGAGCTGAACCCCTTTGCACGcattgacgaagaaggatCCCTCTCATCAGATTCCGACGATGAGGCTCTCAAGAAAGAACACTACGTTCCCGTGGGCAAGTCGAAGCTCAGAAGCCAGAATGGATCGCTTGTAAAGGGAGAGAAGTACAAAGGCGCAGTGACGTCAAGAAAGAGTCTTTACGATGATAGTGATGGAAGCAGAGATGATAATGAGGGCAGTGAAGGAAGTGGGGAGGAgaatgaggaagaggaagagggAAGTGAAGAGGAgggtgatgatgttgagggggaagatggtgaagaagaagaggatgaggaagaggatgGAGCAGATCTCAGCGAAGATGACAGTGGAGCCTCTCTCAGAGCTAATAGTGACGATGAGTCTGGGATGGATGAAGACGATGAAAGTGAAAGTGAGGGGTACGAAGAGGACGGCGATGCTAAGAGACAGAAAATCAAGGCGATGatggcaaaagaaagaaagcacaTTGTGAACAGACTTTCCGAGGCTGCCTCACAGGAGGCGCTTAAGGGTTACGCCATACTACAACAGCATAAGCTCTTTGATGCGCTAATAGACGCTAGGCTAAAGGTGCAAAAAGCCTTGACAAATTCGAACTTGTTGCCAGGGAACTACGATACTTTGGTCGAGGAAAAATTAGGCGACGAATCAACTGACGGCAAGATAGAAGAAGTGTCACAGAAGTGTTACTCATTGCTAGATATGATATTGCAGTTGCGGTCGAAGCTTTATGTTAAGGAGAACGTGGTGGTAGAGCCCGTGGACCACAAGCCTAAGAAACGACTGTTGGAGCAGTACCTCGAAGCCACCAGCAAGTATGATACTATTCTCAACGACTACAGAAGCAATGTTCTCACAAAATGGCTGGCGAAGATCCAAAACTCTTCTGGGTCTAGTGCCATGAATGCCAGCAAGTTCAAGGCTCTCAACCAATCTGCAGAGCAGCAGGTGATAAACAATTTGGCTGACATGGAGCGACTTGTCAAGAGAACGAGGCTCAACAGAAAACAGTTGAAGCCTCTAGGATTTGAGTATTATGAGAAGCTGAAGACGCAAGGAACGAGTAATGAGAACAGCGAGGGGAAAGACGGTGAGGAGGAAATTCCAGAAACACAGCAGAGCAGGTCACTCAATGTTCAGGAAGTGGAGCtgatttttgatgatgaagatttcTACAGAGTATTGTTGAATGACTTGGTTGATAAAAAAATTCAGTCCACAGACCCAACGTCAGGCTTGCAATTCGCCATGAGAGGAGCGGCGTCTGCCaaggtcaagaagaatgtcGACAATAAAGCGTCCAAGGGCAGAAAGTTGCGGTACCATGTTCAAGAGCCAATTGCCAATTTCGAGACACCGCAGCCGGCTCTCAAGTGGGACGACGACCAGATCGACGAGTTCTTCGCTTCGTTGTTGGGACAAAGAGTGAGCATGAAAGAACAATtatctgaagaagaggacgaagaagaggaagaagaagaggagcttcttgtgggAGACAACTCCATCAAGTTATTCGGATGA
- a CDS encoding mitochondrial 37S ribosomal protein uS13m: protein MAVHVFGKAIKHTSPVHIGLAQNLFGVGRQTAQRICAKVGIYPRMRMNQLSETQIMSINKELSDMQVEHQLKQKIGGDIRLKIKTKSYAGQRHAEGLPVRGQGTRSNGQTAKKLNKRRVDW, encoded by the coding sequence ATGGCCGTCCACGTTTTCGGCAAAGCTATCAAGCACACGCTGCCTGTTCACATTGGCCTTGCTCAAAACCTTTTCGGCGTCGGGCGCCAAACAGCCCAGAGAATATGCGCTAAGGTGGGCATCTACCCAAGAATGAGAATGAACCAGCTCAGTGAAACTCAGATCATGTCGATTAATAAGGAGCTCTCAGACATGCAGGTGGAGCAccagttgaagcagaagatTGGTGGTGACATCAGACTAAAGATCAAGACAAAGTCGTACGCTGGCCAAAGACATGCGGAGGGTTTGCCAGTTAGGGGCCAGGGAACGAGGTCTAATGGCCAGACggcaaagaagttgaacaagagACGTGTAGActggtga
- a CDS encoding Rab family GTPase, with protein sequence MTRVPREHPYDQILRFIFLGDSGVGKSSLLLRFTQDKFKPSFMATIGVDYSEKVIDIKDKKIKLSIWDTAGQERFQSLSKAYYRGCRGILLVYDVTQRETFENIHRWMDTLRSQAHESAEIFLVGNKSDDKENREVSIDEGKALAVQLNVPFVETSAKSSSNVDACFRELAMMLGQKGLTQPEPVSQSSSKSQTVDLFTHTMKNNCC encoded by the coding sequence ATGACCCGTGTACCCAGAGAGCATCCCTATGACCAGATCTTGAGATTCATCTTTCTTGGAGACTCAGGCGTGGGTAAGTcaagcttgttgttgcGTTTCACCCAAGACAAATTCAAGCCCTCGTTCATGGCTACCATTGGAGTCGACTACAGTGAAAAAGTAATCGACATCaaggacaaaaaaatcaagttgCTGATCTGGGACACCGCCGGCCAAGAACGGTTCCAGAGCCTCTCCAAAGCGTACTACCGAGGCTGCCGAGGAATCTTGTTGGTTTACGATGTCACCCAGAgagaaacttttgaaaataTTCACCGCTGGATGGACACTCTTCGGTCCCAGGCACACGAGTCTGCCGaaatcttcttggtggGCAATAAAAGCGACGATAAGGAAAACAGAGAGGTTTCCATCGACGAGGGGAAGGCGTTGGCGGTCCAGTTAAACGTTCCTTTTGTGGAGACCAGCGCCAAAAGCAGTCTGAACGTCGATGCCTGTTTTCGAGAATTGGCAATGATGCTTGGGCAAAAGGGACTTACTCAGCCGGAGCCTGTTTCTCAGAGTCTGAGCAAATCTCAAACGGTCGATTTGTTCACACATACAATGAAGAACAACTGCTGTTGA
- a CDS encoding tropomyosin TPM1, which produces MDKLKEKLNNLKLDAEKWQEKSDELAEKIKELEQENLDKDHQIQALTRKNQVLEEQVEKLEADLSEVKEAANESHSLKTSNENYTKKNQVLEEELEEADKNLKETTAKLRETDIKAEQLERKVASLEQEKDDWEKKYEELDEKYAAAKAELEEISQQLEAI; this is translated from the exons ATGGACAAACTCAAGGAG aaactcaacaACCTTAAGTTGGACGCCGAAAAATGGCAGGAGAAGTCAGACGAATTGGCtgagaaaatcaaggagttggagcAGGAGAACCTCGACAAGGATCACCAGATCCAGGCcttgacgaggaagaacCAGGTGTTGGAGGAGCaggtggagaagttggaagCTGATCTCTCtgaagtcaaagaagccGCCAACGAGTCGCACTCATTGAAGACTTCCAACGAAAACTacaccaagaagaaccagGTGTTGGAGGAAGAGTTGGAGGAGGCCgacaagaacttgaaggagaccACGGCCAAGTTGAGAGAGACCGACATCAAGGCTGAGCAGTTGGAGAGGAAAGTGGCTTCTCTCGAGCAGGAGAAGGACGActgggagaagaagtatgAGGAGTTGGACGAGAAGTACGCTGCCGCCAAGGCcgagttggaggagatcAGCCAGCAGTTGGAGGCCATCTAA
- the LSM6 gene encoding U4/U6-U5 snRNP complex subunit LSM6: protein MSSKTDPSKFLSSIIGSSVVVKLHNGVQYKGNLSSIDGFMNVALDGAKEMIGEKEGKNYNDVFIRGNNVLYISEF from the exons ATGTCACTGAAAACCGACCCTTCCAAGTTTCTCAGCTCCATCATCGGCAGCTCTGTGGTCGTGAAACTCCACAACGGTGTGCAGTACAAAGGCAATCTTTCGAGCATAGATGGTTTTATGAATGTTGCCTTAGACGGAGCCAAAGAGATGATTGGTGAAAAGGAAGGTAAAAATTACAACGATGTCTTCATCAGAGGCAACAACG TCTTGTACATTAGCGAGTTTTAG
- the ATP17 gene encoding F1F0 ATP synthase subunit f, translated as MSFIIRRQLSTLIPPKIASAKNIGGAADAKRMSEVVSFYKKLPTGPAPAPKKPSTPWGKYKAAYFDGNNASGKPLLHLAALVLISGYIWEYQSHLKHHKH; from the exons atgtccttcatcatcagaagaCAATTGTCCACCTTGATCCCACCAAAGATCGCTTCTGCTAAG AACATCGGTGGCGCCGCTGACGCTAAGAGAATGAGCGAGGTTGTGTCCTTCTACAAGAAGTTGCCAACCGGCCCAGCCCCTgctccaaagaagccatCCACTCCTTGGGGCAAGTATAAGGCCGCCTACTTCGACGGCAACAACGCTTCCGGCAAGCCTTTGCTTCACTTGGCTGCTCTTGTGCTCATTTCCGGTTACATCTGGGAGTACCAGTCTCACTTGAAGCACCACAAGCATTAG
- the KIN2 gene encoding serine/threonine protein kinase: MDGLHNWQHQPSKQSSSGPPPSSRAPQQPQFPPASSSQPATPRMLRNASSSIRGSKEMDISGQEAEREGQQHSSQSSGQGQGQSQSHSHSHSHGHSHPPKDLLPPPTFSPPPLTNKQTPGSGHEHRHSQRHHHHHQQQQQQQQQQQQNQQSQQSQQEQHQHKQSHSQNHGNHHGSRNNTSNNNQQQQFHRKSIGDWDFIRTIGAGSMGKVKLARHNATGEKCAVKIVPRAAKLYQRAHANDPAPASAEEAAQRQKEFEKEVARDKRTIREGALGRLLFHPHICRLYEMVPMTNHYYMLFEYVEGGQLLDYIVSHGSLSEKYARKFARGVASALDYCHKNNVVHRDLKIENIMINQKGDIKIIDFGLSNLYTPKSLLKTYCGSLYFAAPELLSAKPYTGPEVDVWSFGVVLYVLVCGKVPFDDPVVSVLHEKIKRGNVEYPSFISKECVSLLSRMLVVDPLKRATLHEVIQHPWMNKGYDFAVPSYISKRAPLTLPVDPEIIKTIATLDLGSAQAITEELNNVISSPEYQMSTELWYKHAKQGRSYVPGPNTHMLPDPTGGFNPLVSIYYLVDEMRKRKKAKEEALRNQLQSQLQESDSKSQEQQVHQQINLQRQQHNTPQMLSPPSGSPAPPSSAPPRRSASEHHRSSSPQPPPKPPQQIPTLQFPEQAHTPMVPSAFNRDSQSPGPTNEDSVQQHMLSQHSPRESLSEADNQKSGFNSLLRKLSGKKQQHPQGHTSPTRSGASSPQKDETTMAPVSFAPDTRTSQDSSRMSPSSAQKSGKADPLVRRGVSMKVTAKEKSSGSRVNVREKEPPRQTLDPNAANYRGHARTASTNRGFVPAEYLPPLPNLNAEDVVKIDKSKPAEKKFHPTARAKSVGGHIRKDSVFKGSDQHPALPNNMAAQNSDEGIDRNDAMFDDVNLEDKEFAQLPPMTEQQIVDQFAHARRNSMPSIEYPKTLFLKGFFSVQTTSTKPLPVIRYNIINVLTKLGVKFQEVKGGFLCVHSAVLAPKPTESEDEASAIIDEYRSDYDEEKRLYGDAFSQSSDSVQKQVPARTRTPEPETPTIQTPQHNRTPSNASRQPSRQPSLHLNTKMLSPQAGSNYKGHQKSNSIGGQGHRRKFSIGQSILNSYRKKNGSQTLMPPNTPAAARLNKSLLGAADIDYDDLDEQTRAQLQQLTDDDSVDSLNGLNPGGGSDMLVSSRIEQRAKHQRSPSASMGVTEEEDEDEHGAVVERHQRKTPLKFEINIVKVPLVGLYGVQFKKTLGNTWSYKNLAGQILEELNL, encoded by the coding sequence ATGGACGGTCTCCACAATTGGCAGCACCAGCCTTCTAAACAATCGTCGTCGGGGCCCCCACCTTCTTCTAGAGCACCGCAGCAGCCCCAATTCCCGCCAGCGTCTTCGTCGCAGCCTGCTACTCCTCGGATGCTCAGAAACGCATCGAGCTCGATACGAGGATCCAAGGAAATGGACATTTCGGGCCAGGAGGCAGAGAGAGAAGGCCAGCAGCACTCGAGTCAGAGTCTGGGTCAGGGCCAGggccagagccagagtCACAGTCACAGTCACAGTCACGGCCACAGCCACCCTCCAAAGGATCTCTTGCCGCCGCCAACATTCTCGCCGCCTCCTTTGACGAATAAACAGACTCCAGGATCTGGCCACGAGCACAGACACAGCCAgcgtcatcatcatcatcatcagcagcagcaacagcagcagcagcagcagcagcagaatCAGCAGAGTCAGCAGAGTCAGCAAGAGCAACATCAGCATAAGCAGAGCCATTCCCAAAACCACGGGAACCACCATGGGCTGCGTAACAacacctccaacaacaaccagcagcagcaattCCACCGTAAATCCATTGGCGACTGGGACTTCATCCGCACCATTGGAGCTGGGTCGATGGGTAAAGTCAAGCTAGCAAGACACAATGCCACGGGAGAGAAGTGTGCGGTGAAAATAGTGCCCAGAGCAGCAAAATTGTACCAGCGGGCACATGCCAACGATCCGGCGCCAGCGCTGGCGGAAGAGGCTGCTCAGAGGCAGaaagaatttgagaaaGAGGTTGCTAGAGACAAGAGAACTATTCGAGAAGGTGCTTTGGGAAGATTGCTCTTCCACCCGCACATTTGCAGGCTTTACGAGATGGTGCCCATGACAAACCACTACTATATGCTTTTCGAGTACGTGGAGGGCGGCCAGCTTCTAGACTACATTGTTTCGCATGGGTCCTTGAGTGAAAAGTACGCCCGCAAGTTTGCCAGAGGCGTGGCGCTGGCGTTAGACTACTGTCACAAGAACAACGTTGTGCACAGGGACTTGAAGATCGAAAACATCATGATCAACCAGAAAGGTgacatcaaaatcatcgACTTCGGCTTGCTGAACTTGTACACCCCCAAGAGTCTTCTCAAGACGTACTGCGGGTCTTTATACTTTGCTGCGCCAGAGTTACTTAGCGCAAAGCCATACACGGGGCCCGAGGTCGATGTATGGAGTTTTGGTGTTGTTTTGTATGTCTTGGTATGCGGCAAGGTGCCATTTGACGATCCGGTGGTTTCTGTGTTGCACGAGAAGATAAAACGTGGTAATGTCGAGTACCCGTCTTTCATCTCCAAAGAGTGCGTTTCGCTCCTTTCTCGAATGCTTGTCGTGGATCCTTTAAAGAGAGCTACATTGCACGAGGTTATCCAGCATCCTTGGATGAACAAGGGTTACGACTTTGCCGTCCCCAGCTACATCTCCAAAAGAGCACCTTTGACATTGCCGGTTGATCcagagatcatcaagactATCGCAACTCTTGATTTGGGCTCGGCTCAGGCCATTActgaagagctcaataACGTCATTTCAAGCCCGGAATATCAGATGAGTACGGAGCTTTGGTATAAACACGCTAAGCAGGGACGGTCCTATGTGCCTGGGCCGAACACTCATATGTTGCCAGATCCCACGGGGGGATTCAACCCATTGGTTTCAATCTACTACTTAGTTGATGAAATGAGGAAACGtaaaaaagcaaaagaggaagCTCTTCGGAACCAGTTGCAGAGCCAGCTTCAGGAAAGCGACTCAAAATCTCAGGAGCAACAAGTGCATCAACAAATCAACCTACAACGTCAGCAACACAACACTCCGCAGATGCTCTCGCCGCCTCTGGGTTCCCCAGCGCCACCTTCTCTGGCGCCTCCCAGACGATCTGCGTCTGAACATCATCGGTCTCTGCTGCCGCAACCTCCACCCAAGCCGCCTCAGCAGATTCCCACCTTGCAATTCCCTGAACAGGCACACACGCCAATGGTGCCCAGTGCATTCAACAGAGACTCTCAACTGCCAGGACCCACCAATGAAGACTCCGTACAGCAGCACATGTTACTGCAACACAGCCCTCGAGAGTCTCTCAGCGAAGCTGACAACCAGAAGCTGGGGTTCAATTCTCTCTTGCGGAAGTTGTCAGGCAAGAAGCAACAACATCCACAAGGCCACACGTCTCCCACGAGATCGGGCGCTTCTTCGCCTCAAAAGGACGAAACGACAATGGCCCCTGTTTCGTTTGCGCCAGACACTCGCACGTCACAGGATTCGAGTCGAATGTCGCCGTCTTCAGCACAGAAACTGGGCAAAGCGGATCCCTTGGTTCGTCGTGGTGTCAGTATGAAAGTCACGGCGAAGGAGAAGTCGAGCGGCTCTCGGGTCAATGTTCGAGAGAAAGAGCCACCTCGGCAAACGTTGGACCCCAACGCTGCAAACTACAGGGGACACGCAAGAACGGCATCTACAAATCGTGGATTTGTGCCTGCTGAGTACTTGCCGCCATTGCCGAATCTCAACGCAGAAGATGTTGTCAAGATCGACAAGTCGAAGCcggcagagaagaagtttcACCCTACAGCAAGAGCCAAATCTGTCGGGGGGCATATTCGCAAGGATTCAGTATTCAAAGGTAGCGACCAGCATCCAGCGTTGCCCAATAACATGGCTGCACAAAATAGCGACGAGGGCATTGACCGCAACGATGCCATGTTTGATGATGTGAACCTTGAAGATAAAGAGTTTGCCCAGCTTCCGCCAATGACAGAGCAGCAGATCGTGGACCAGTTCGCTCACGCCAGGCGCAACAGCATGCCTTCCATCGAATATCCAAAGACACTTTTCTTGAAGGGATTTTTCAGTGTGCAAACAACGTCTACAAAGCCGCTTCCTGTTATCCGCTacaacatcatcaatgtGTTGACGAAGCTTGGAGTAAAATTTCAGGAAGTAAAAGGCGGATTTCTCTGTGTCCATTCAGCGGTGCTTGCTCCTAAACCTACAGAGTCAGAAGATGAGGCCAGCGCCATCATTGACGAGTACAGGCTGGACTACGACGAAGAGAAGAGACTCTATGGCGATGCCTTCTCCCAATCTTCAGACTCGGTGCAAAAACAGGTTcctgcaagaacaagaacaccGGAGCCAGAAACGCCAACGATACAAACCCCTCAGCACAATCGAACTCCTCTGAATGCTTCGAGGCAGCCGTCCAGACAACCGTCGTTGCACTTGAACACCAAGATGTTATCTCCACAGGCGGGAAGCAACTACAAGGGCCACCAGAAGCTGAACTCCATTGGTGGACAGGGCCACAGAAGAAAGTTCTCCATTGGACAGTCTATACTTAATTCctacagaaagaagaatggCTCGCAAACGTTGATGCCTCCCAACACGCCAGCTGCCGCCAGACTCAACAAGCTGCTCTTGGGCGCTGCCGACATTGACTATGACGATCTCGACGAACAGACAAGAGCACAATTGCAGCAGCTCACCGACGACGACTCTGTGGATTCGTTGAATGGCTTGAACCCTGGAGGAGGCAGCGACATGCTTGTTTCGTCGAGAATCGAGCAACGAGCCAAGCACCAGCGATCACCTAGTGCATCCATGGGAGTCaccgaggaagaagacgaggacgagCATGGGGCGGTGGTGGAAAGacaccaaagaaagacGCCGTTGAAGTTTGAGATCAATATCGTCAAGGTGCCTCTAGTGGGGCTCTATGGTGTGCAGTTCAAGAAGACGCTAGGTAACACATGGAGCTATAAGAATTTGGCCGGGCAGATTCTCGAGGAATTGAACTTGTAA